The nucleotide window ACTTCGCCGCTGAGGGCATCCTGAACGACAGCGGGGACAAGCCCGCGTTCATCGAAACGTACCTTGTCTATGGTCATCGTACCGACACTCCTTCCGATCGGAGATACAATTTCAATTGCGGAATGGTGAGAGCGCGTGTGTGAAAGAGGGACGCAGCAAGCACGGCGCTGGCGCCGCCATCCATGAGCCCTTCGGAGAAGTGCTCGAGTTTGCCGGCACCTCCTGAGGCGATCACGGGGATGCGGACGCGTGAGGTCATCGCCTGGAGGAGTGCGATGTCGTACCCGGATTGTGTGCCATCGCGGTCCATGCTCGTCAGCAGGATCTCCCCTGCCCCGCGTTTCTCCACCTCCATCGCCCAGGCGAGCGCGTCCAGGCCCGTGGCCTGATGGCCACCGTAGATGAAGACCTCCCATCCATTGCCGTCCGCCTTGCGGCGTGCATCGATGGCGGCAACGACACACTGCGACCCGAAGCGTGCAGCGGCCTCTTCAATGAGCACGGGGCGTTGAACCATCGCCGTATTCAGACTGACGCGGTCGGCGCCGGCATTCAGCATTGCGCGCACGTCCTCCGCGGTGCGGATCCCGCCACCCACGGTGAGCGGGATGAAGAGCACATCGGCGACCGATTCCACCACAGCAAGGATGCTGCGGCGCTCTTCACGGGAGGCGGTGATGTCGAGGATCACGAGCTCATCCGCCCCTTCGTCGTTGTAGAACCGGGCGTGGGCAGCGGGTTCACCCATCTCGCGCAGGCCGACGAAGTTCACACCCTTGACGACGGTGCCATTGCGGACATCCAGACATGGAATGATGCGTTTGTGCAGCATGGTCGTTCCCGGGTCAGGAGTGATAGCCGGCCGCGAGTGCCAGGAGTGCGGGAAGCG belongs to Ignavibacteriota bacterium and includes:
- the hisF gene encoding imidazole glycerol phosphate synthase subunit HisF — protein: MLHKRIIPCLDVRNGTVVKGVNFVGLREMGEPAAHARFYNDEGADELVILDITASREERRSILAVVESVADVLFIPLTVGGGIRTAEDVRAMLNAGADRVSLNTAMVQRPVLIEEAAARFGSQCVVAAIDARRKADGNGWEVFIYGGHQATGLDALAWAMEVEKRGAGEILLTSMDRDGTQSGYDIALLQAMTSRVRIPVIASGGAGKLEHFSEGLMDGGASAVLAASLFHTRALTIPQLKLYLRSEGVSVR